A stretch of Flavobacterium sp. N2270 DNA encodes these proteins:
- a CDS encoding tetratricopeptide repeat protein — MKTKLTLLFAIATGFFAQAQSPEVCTETLSLMASSAKAKDPSAYEYLNTLRKDCPSFHNGIYTYGEFVINQAIDKAATPADKEKYVRDLIKLYDEHDKNFPNNGAGNGMKKAMALFENNIGTKDEAYKLLDNAFKTDIANFDSPKALYTYFELFVNDYEANTKGITLQQVFDKYDDISEKLTEEEKELSDAKDILLAKEEAGEVLDSREERAKNKYEINLEAFSTVMGSMDSKIVELSTCEKLIPFYQKGFEENKNNELWLKRAADRLEAKECDGDPLFSKISEALYKLNPSADAAYKLGIVELQRKNTSKAVDYFNKAAEMFTDNSKKAFVYYRMATMYSKSNKSQSRAYARKALAVKPSYGKAYLLIAQLYGSSINDCGSNPFEKRAMYWLAADEADKAGKADSSLKGTASKLAASYRAAAPSRTEIFESGKAGQRIAFNCWVGGSITVPKL; from the coding sequence ATGAAAACGAAATTAACATTATTATTTGCTATAGCAACTGGTTTTTTTGCACAAGCTCAAAGCCCAGAAGTTTGTACAGAAACTTTAAGCTTAATGGCTTCTTCTGCAAAAGCTAAAGATCCATCTGCTTACGAATACTTAAACACTTTAAGAAAAGACTGCCCTTCTTTTCATAATGGAATATATACTTATGGTGAATTTGTTATTAACCAAGCTATAGATAAAGCAGCAACTCCTGCTGACAAGGAAAAATATGTTCGTGATTTAATTAAATTATATGATGAACACGACAAAAATTTTCCAAATAATGGCGCAGGAAATGGAATGAAAAAAGCAATGGCTTTGTTCGAAAACAATATTGGAACAAAAGATGAAGCATACAAGTTATTAGATAATGCCTTTAAAACAGATATTGCAAATTTTGATTCACCTAAAGCTTTATATACTTATTTTGAATTATTTGTAAACGACTATGAAGCAAATACTAAAGGAATTACTTTACAACAAGTTTTTGATAAATACGATGATATTTCTGAAAAGTTAACGGAAGAAGAAAAAGAGCTATCTGACGCTAAAGATATTTTATTAGCTAAAGAAGAAGCTGGAGAAGTATTAGACAGTAGAGAAGAAAGAGCTAAAAATAAATATGAAATTAATTTAGAAGCTTTTTCAACTGTTATGGGAAGTATGGATTCTAAAATTGTTGAATTATCTACTTGTGAAAAACTTATTCCTTTCTACCAAAAAGGTTTTGAGGAAAATAAAAACAACGAACTTTGGCTAAAGAGAGCTGCCGACAGATTAGAAGCTAAAGAGTGCGATGGAGATCCACTTTTCTCTAAAATATCTGAAGCACTTTACAAACTAAACCCAAGTGCAGACGCTGCGTATAAGTTAGGAATTGTTGAATTACAAAGAAAAAACACTTCAAAAGCTGTTGACTATTTTAACAAAGCTGCAGAAATGTTTACTGACAATTCTAAAAAAGCATTTGTTTATTATCGTATGGCAACAATGTATAGCAAATCTAACAAATCTCAATCAAGAGCTTATGCTAGAAAAGCTTTAGCTGTAAAACCTTCTTATGGTAAAGCATATTTATTAATTGCTCAATTATATGGAAGCAGCATTAACGACTGCGGAAGCAATCCTTTTGAAAAAAGAGCAATGTACTGGCTAGCGGCTGATGAAGCAGACAAAGCCGGAAAAGCAGACAGTTCTTTAAAAGGAACTGCATCAAAATTAGCTGCTAGTTATAGAGCTGCTGCACCATCAAGAACTGAGATTTT
- a CDS encoding hydroxymethylglutaryl-CoA reductase, degradative, which produces MNQNIKGFSKLSKQEKIEWISNTYFSNPAKATETVKQYWNSNEDLQKLHDEFIENTLTNFYLPYGVAPNFVINGKNYTIPMAIEESSVVAAASKAAKFWEQRGGFKATVINTEKIGQVHFLFKGSFEKLQNFFSVIKPKFFSDTENFTKNMQKRGGGILDIELRDKTSDIENYFQLHATFNTKDSMGANFINTCLEQFAKTLENEAREYNNFNEEEKNIQVIMSILSNYVPNCIVRAEVSCPIDQLSDDPSIDSKEFAEKFVNAIKIAEIEPYRAVTHNKGIMNGIDAVIVATGNDFRAVAAGVHAYASRNGSYSSLSHAKIENDVFTFWIDIPLAIGTIGGLTTLHPLVKFSLEMLGKPSAEELMKIVAVTGLAQNFAAVRSLTTTGIQQGHMKMHIMNILNQHQATKEEKAKVLDYFKNNTISHSLVVDYLEQLRK; this is translated from the coding sequence ATGAATCAAAATATAAAAGGCTTTTCTAAGCTTTCCAAACAAGAAAAAATCGAATGGATTTCAAACACTTATTTTAGTAATCCTGCCAAAGCAACTGAAACTGTTAAACAATATTGGAATTCAAATGAAGATTTACAAAAACTTCATGATGAATTTATCGAAAATACTTTAACCAACTTTTATTTACCATACGGAGTTGCGCCAAATTTTGTCATCAACGGAAAAAATTACACTATTCCTATGGCAATCGAAGAAAGTTCAGTGGTAGCAGCAGCTTCAAAAGCAGCTAAATTTTGGGAACAAAGAGGCGGATTTAAAGCAACCGTAATCAATACCGAAAAAATTGGTCAAGTGCATTTTTTATTCAAAGGTTCATTTGAAAAACTGCAGAATTTCTTTTCAGTTATAAAACCAAAATTCTTTTCTGATACTGAAAATTTCACCAAAAACATGCAAAAACGTGGCGGTGGAATTTTAGATATTGAATTAAGAGACAAAACATCTGATATTGAAAATTATTTCCAACTTCACGCTACTTTTAACACAAAAGACAGCATGGGAGCTAACTTCATCAATACCTGTTTGGAGCAATTCGCCAAAACATTAGAAAACGAAGCAAGAGAATATAATAACTTTAATGAAGAAGAAAAAAACATTCAAGTTATCATGAGCATCTTGAGTAATTATGTGCCAAATTGCATTGTAAGAGCCGAAGTTTCTTGCCCAATAGACCAATTAAGTGATGATCCTTCAATCGACTCAAAAGAGTTTGCCGAAAAGTTCGTTAACGCTATTAAAATTGCCGAAATTGAACCGTATAGAGCCGTAACGCACAACAAAGGAATTATGAACGGAATTGACGCTGTTATTGTAGCAACCGGAAACGATTTTAGAGCAGTTGCAGCCGGAGTTCACGCTTACGCAAGCAGAAACGGAAGTTATTCAAGCTTATCACATGCAAAAATAGAAAATGACGTTTTCACCTTTTGGATAGATATTCCACTTGCTATTGGAACCATTGGCGGGTTAACCACTTTGCATCCATTAGTTAAATTTTCTTTAGAAATGTTAGGCAAACCAAGCGCAGAAGAGTTAATGAAAATTGTTGCCGTTACAGGTTTAGCACAAAACTTCGCTGCTGTTCGTTCTTTAACTACAACAGGAATTCAACAAGGACACATGAAAATGCACATCATGAATATTTTAAATCAACACCAAGCAACAAAAGAAGAAAAAGCAAAAGTGTTAGATTATTTTAAAAACAACACCATTTCTCATAGTTTAGTGGTTGATTATTTAGAACAATTAAGAAAGTAA
- a CDS encoding type III pantothenate kinase, with protein sequence MLLAIDIGNSYIKCAVFEQNTLLNKFIFKQDEAQKNFKKILKKYEKVSNGVISSVANLDENTISYLKKNINLLEISNKTPFPFSNNYKTKETLGIDRLVLSAGAVLSFKNQNRLIIDAGTCITYDYVDSNNVYQGGAISPGLSLRYNSLNTYTAKLPLLENKEIDFLIGKSTSESIYSGVINGVINEIDGFITQYKELNKDLTIILTGGDAVFLAKSLKNTIFANSNFLLESLNNLYTYCNNKND encoded by the coding sequence ATGTTATTAGCAATAGATATTGGAAATTCATATATTAAATGTGCTGTTTTTGAACAAAATACACTTTTAAACAAGTTTATTTTTAAACAAGATGAAGCACAAAAAAATTTTAAAAAAATTTTAAAAAAATATGAGAAAGTTTCAAATGGAGTCATTTCTTCTGTGGCTAACCTAGATGAAAACACTATTTCTTATCTAAAAAAAAATATCAATTTACTTGAAATCTCAAATAAAACTCCTTTCCCGTTTTCAAACAATTACAAAACAAAAGAAACTTTAGGCATTGACAGACTAGTTTTAAGTGCCGGAGCCGTTTTAAGCTTTAAAAATCAAAACCGACTTATAATTGATGCCGGAACATGCATTACATATGATTATGTAGATTCAAATAATGTGTATCAAGGAGGGGCAATTTCACCAGGTTTATCGCTTAGATATAATAGTTTGAATACTTATACAGCAAAATTACCGTTATTAGAAAATAAAGAAATTGATTTTTTAATTGGAAAAAGCACTTCAGAATCTATTTATTCTGGAGTAATTAATGGTGTTATAAATGAAATTGATGGCTTTATAACTCAATATAAAGAACTAAATAAAGATTTAACAATAATTTTAACAGGTGGAGACGCAGTTTTTTTGGCTAAAAGTTTAAAAAACACCATATTTGCGAATTCAAATTTCTTATTGGAAAGTTTGAACAATTTATACACCTATTGTAACAATAAAAATGACTAA
- a CDS encoding GYDIA family GHMP kinase yields the protein MKQTYYSNGKLLLTGEYVVLNGAKALAVPTKFGQSLTIEKGSNNLIQWKSFDSDHTIWFEDTIRFDEIISKTKSDAFSDVKTKLIAILHQAYIQNPTFISKAKGYIIETKLTFPRLWGLGTSSTLLNNIAQWLNIDAFELLQKSFGGSGYDIACAQTNEPIIYTLENGKPHFETVNFNPTFKENIHFVYLNKKQSSSNAISNYISKQHKVDKIITKINTITEETLLVNEGRDFALLMEKHQAIMNDVLEMLTVKEQLFHDFKGVVKSLGAWGGDFVMVLSKNDPTDYFRTKGYTTILTYDDMVF from the coding sequence TTGAAACAAACCTATTACAGCAACGGAAAATTATTACTCACTGGCGAATATGTAGTCCTTAATGGTGCGAAAGCATTAGCAGTTCCTACAAAGTTTGGGCAAAGTTTAACTATCGAAAAAGGAAGCAACAATCTTATCCAATGGAAAAGCTTTGATTCAGACCACACCATTTGGTTCGAAGACACAATTCGTTTTGATGAAATTATTTCGAAAACAAAATCAGATGCTTTTTCCGATGTAAAAACAAAACTAATTGCTATTTTACATCAAGCTTATATTCAAAATCCTACATTCATTTCAAAAGCTAAAGGATATATCATAGAAACCAAACTTACCTTTCCTCGCCTTTGGGGCTTAGGAACATCTTCTACACTATTAAACAACATTGCACAATGGTTAAATATTGATGCTTTTGAATTATTGCAAAAAAGCTTTGGCGGAAGCGGTTATGATATTGCTTGCGCGCAAACCAACGAACCTATAATTTATACTTTAGAGAACGGCAAACCTCATTTTGAAACGGTTAATTTCAACCCAACATTCAAAGAAAACATACATTTTGTTTACCTGAACAAAAAACAAAGCAGCAGCAACGCCATTAGCAATTATATAAGCAAACAACATAAAGTTGACAAAATAATTACTAAAATAAACACTATAACCGAAGAAACTTTACTGGTTAATGAAGGAAGAGATTTTGCTCTTCTTATGGAAAAACACCAAGCTATAATGAACGATGTACTTGAAATGTTAACCGTAAAAGAACAGCTTTTTCACGATTTTAAAGGAGTTGTAAAAAGTCTTGGCGCTTGGGGCGGCGATTTTGTAATGGTGCTTTCTAAAAACGACCCTACTGATTATTTTAGAACAAAAGGCTACACTACGATTTTAACTTATGATGATATGGTGTTCTAA